The DNA segment CGTCGGGGAGGTCCTCCCAGGATTCCGCGCCGCCCCGGGTCTCGATATCGGGTCGGATGTAGGGGACGATCTCCTCGATCTTGACTTCGCTCAGGTCCGGCTGGCCGGGCCAGTCGGTCGGCATCGGCATCTGCTGGAACTGTTCGAGCGCCCGGAGGCGGCGTTCGAGCATCCATTCGGGTTCGTCCTTGTCCTCGGAGATGACGCGGACGGTCTCTTCCGTGAGGCCCTTCTCGGTCTCGAAGGCGGAGCTCTCCTCCTTCTTGAACTCGAAGCGAGCCTCGGTGTCGGTGTCTTTGAGGTCGTCTGAACTCATGTTGTGTATGTTTGTTGTTTTTCCTTGCGGTAAGGGCTTTCTCTAGGTAGTACTGGTTACGCCGCGTTGTAGACTTCCTCGCGGACCCAGTCGTAGCCCTTGTCCTCGAGCTTCTCGGCCAGTTCGGGGCCGCCACTCATCGCGATCTCGCCGTCGAGCATCACGTGGACGTGATCGGGCTCGACGTAGTCGAGGATCCGCTGGTAGTGAGTGATCTGCAGGATGCCCGCGCCCTGTTCGTCACGCAGCGCGTTGATCCCTTTCGAGACGTCCTGGAGACGGTCGATGTCGAGTCCGGAGTCGATCTCGTCGAGCACGGCGATCGACGGCTCCAGAATGGCGGCCTGCAGGACCTCGTTTTGCTTTTTCTCCCCGCCCGAGAAGCCGGCGTTGAGATAGCGGTTGGCGAACTTCTCGTCCATGTCCAACTGCTCCATCTTCTCCTGGAGGAGCTGCTGGAACTCCGCGACACCGATCTCGCCCTCGTCAGCGGGGCCTTCCATCGGCGAAGTCTCGTATCCGGCGTCCTCTTCCTCGTCCTCGGTGGCGTCCTCGTCGTCCTCGAACAGCTCCTCGCGCTCTTCGAGCTTGGCGTTGAGCGCCGTCCGAAGGAAGTTCACCATCGTCACACCCTCGATCTCGGCGGGATACTGGAACCCGAGGAAGACGCCGAGCGCGGCGCGCTCGTTGGGTTCCAGATCGAGCAGGTTCCAGGTGCGCATGTCCTCGGGGATCTCGAAGTCCTCGCCGAACTCGTCGTCTTCGAGGTGAATGAGCACCTCACCATCGGTCACCTCGTAGGCGGGATGGCCGGCGATGATCTTCGCTGTCGTGGACTTCCCACTCCCGTTCGGCCCCATCAGCGCGTGGATCTCTCCCGATTCGACTGTGAGATCGACCCCTTCGAGGATCGTCTCGCCGCCGTCTTCCGCGACTTCTGCGTGGAGGTTCGAAATCTCGAGTACTGCCATGTTCTAGGTCAACCGAAAGTGCGTTCGTCGGCCCCATAACCCTTTCGCATTCATGGGGAATCAGTTTCCGTAACCGAAAAATTGTTTTGCGTCTCGCAACCCGGATCAGGCCACGATTTCTGCTTTACCACGAACGGAGGGGCGTTCTCCTCGCACGTTCGATAATCGCTGCGGCGAGTTACAGCGGTAGCGAGGCGAAAGCCCACCCGTTCACATGAACTGGCCCAACCCGGTCTGTTCCTGACCGGTCTTGACCTCGTCCCAGGAGATGCCCAGCGCCTCGATAACTCGGGAGATCGGTCCCTTGAGCGTCTTCTCCAGCATCTTCTCCCAGTCGACCTCGAACTCCTCGGGAATTTGCTCGTCGTACTCGAAGCAGATCACGTCCGGATCCCGTTTGAACTCCCCGTAAAGGGGGTTCTCGGCGGGATCGAGCCCCATCTCCGCTTCGACGCGCTCGAAGAAGTCCGGATGGACCTTCTTCAAATACAGTCGCTTGGGCTTGCTCCCGCGCTGGAAGTTCGTACCCAGCAGGAGGTTGGCGTACTTCGCGCCGCGGACCTGGGCGGTGTCGGTGTCGTAGTTGTCCAGCCGCTTGCCGATGCCGCCGGGGATAGCGACCCGCTCGTAGTCCATATTACCTTCCAGGAAATCCTCGATGACCTCGTTGAGATAGTCGCTCACCCCGTCGATGTCACCTTCCTTGACGATCATCTCGATGACCTCGAGCTGGATCTCTTTGGTGATCGCCGCGATATCCGAGCGCTGGTACTCGAAGCCGGTGATGTCGACGTCGTCGACTTCCTTGCCTTCCTTCCAGACGATGTGACCGGCGTAGCGCTTCTTCTTGCCAGCCTGGAAGAACCGGCGGTAGAGCTTCTCGAACTCGATCTTGAAACGGTGTTCCTCGGCGTTCAACTGCTCGCGGGCGAATTCGTCGTAGGATGCGTTGATCGCCTCCTCGATGTCGAAGCTCCGGTCGATGGACTCTTCTACCGTCGTATCACTCCCCAAACTTATCATAACTGAGTCGGTGTTATGCAGGACGACACCACCCACTCCGTCGACGAAATTGTCGTTGTTCGCGACGCTGAGATCGTACACGTAACCGTCGTGTTCCTGTTCTTTGAGGACTGGGTCGCGCCCGGAACGGTAGAACTGACACGTTCGGATGGTGTAGCTGTCCTTCTCGTCGCGGTACTTGAGTGAGTGTTTCTTGCCTCGCTGTGTGAGCAGCATCGAAAGCCCGGCCGCGAGTGCCCGACTCGTCGTCTCGTAATCGAAGTTCTCAGTCGCGTACTCCTCGGAGTATCGCGGGAACTCTCTGGACCCGTCACCTTCGACGAGGATATCGAGA comes from the Halapricum desulfuricans genome and includes:
- a CDS encoding ABC transporter ATP-binding protein gives rise to the protein MAVLEISNLHAEVAEDGGETILEGVDLTVESGEIHALMGPNGSGKSTTAKIIAGHPAYEVTDGEVLIHLEDDEFGEDFEIPEDMRTWNLLDLEPNERAALGVFLGFQYPAEIEGVTMVNFLRTALNAKLEEREELFEDDEDATEDEEEDAGYETSPMEGPADEGEIGVAEFQQLLQEKMEQLDMDEKFANRYLNAGFSGGEKKQNEVLQAAILEPSIAVLDEIDSGLDIDRLQDVSKGINALRDEQGAGILQITHYQRILDYVEPDHVHVMLDGEIAMSGGPELAEKLEDKGYDWVREEVYNAA